The Lutzomyia longipalpis isolate SR_M1_2022 chromosome 2, ASM2433408v1 DNA window tgaacTAAATTAATCTGATCcttagaaaattaaggaaaatctcACTGATTCAActtaaaaagcttaaaaaccGATAATAGATAATGAATAGTCTTTctcctttaatttttactcttttttttcttaattttttccatatttcatcatatttcttaatttttcctttcataaatttttattccaagTTTAATTACTTTGTAAAATTACTTCCCATAGTCGATAGATCTTAGttaacaaatatttgaaaaagcAACAAAGACTAACTGAATGATAGGTGTACACAGGTACTGTCAACGCTGATTGAttctaaaaaatctttcttcttttttcaaaaaaaaaaaaaagatttgattATAAATgccttttcaaaataaaatctctgaaaatagaatttaacaTAAAACTCGAATATTTTACGCATTGTGAAATACTTCTTTTCACTATTTCAggacacacattttttttacaaattcatgCCAACCATTAGAGGAGGTGCTAAACGTGATCCTAACAATAATTTTGTTGAACATTTAGAAATGCGAACGTGATCCTCTGTCGAACACCAACATTGCGTCGGGAGAGCaataaaatgttacaaaaaaaagatttataaaaaagcaTAATACTCACCAATTTACGaaatatgtagaaaaaaatcaaaatatccaaatttccaattttttttgttggaaaattcctgCTAATCCAACATTTACgtgaaactttttcttctcaaaaaaagaAGCCACGCATCCACAgcactttgcaaaaaaaaattacttccgACGGTAAAGCATCTTTGAGCACTTTTAGAGGTAAGCACGAATATTCAAAGTTTCCAGTAGTggcaagaaaagaattcttcaataGGCTTTCCTCTAGGTCCTTTATccaaaaatgttgaaatattttttgacactcttaaaaaaatcacttttctaCCGGAAAATCCTGCTTAGGAAAAGCTCCACTTTGGTCCTCAAAATATGTTCTCACAGCACACAAGAATGTCCTCAAAGCACAAAAAtgtagtgagaaaaaaaagcccacaGGTGAGAAGGCTCACAGGGAAAGACGTGCCAGCGGGGTGCCAAATCAATTAGCCAAGGATGTCCACAGTGGGTGCATTGTAAAGTGACAAATGTGTAATGGATGAGGTGCCTTTTTTCCGCAGAAGTGAGCGCATGTTTTTCCCACCACGCACAAATGTAACTGAAGAGCACGAGATTTTCGAACCAGCAATCCTCCTCTTTGGGATTgttgttcaatttttcccataaaGTGTTGGTTAAACAAAAACCGAACGCACTCTCTCTGTCGCACAGTGTGCCTTCTGGGCCGTGTGTCAGAGGGGAACTGCCAACGTGACCCGTGATGCTACTCCTCGACGGCGCAGCCTGAAGAGAGATCCGGCCCGGGGTGTCGGATGAAGCGCGCGAAAGAGATGACGGAAAATTGATTCCTCGCAGTTGTTCTTCACTGTGTTCTCCGAACAGAGACCACACCATCATCACACTGCTCTCTGCTTGCCCAAGATGAGTTGAGATGAATTTACTGAAAAGATCataaaacaaagaattcaTTAACTATTTCTCAACAATAATTCATAACTTTCATAAACTTAAAGGTTTCAAAAACttgcatttttgaaaaaaaggattgtgaaaatcatataaaaagcaccccgaaataaaaaaaaataagagaaaggACTTTCAAGGATATTTATGAAGCATTTTATAACTAATTTCTTATCCaaaaaaatgagtttattGCATAActtttctgagaatttttgtaggtaatatcttcttttaattattaaaagaaatgaatgtAGAAATTGATGCTATACttatagaataatttaataatcattttttactaatttaatAGGCAATAGAGCAATCATTCTAACATTCTaacaaattgtaaaattcTATCAACATCCCCTTCCAACTAACTAAAGGCTAATCTTAAACTTAAACTTAAgagcttaaaatttattgagctATAAAagctttatgaaaatttatgaaaattaaagaatattttattcggGATCCATCTAAAAgatgattttcccaaaattaaggaatcaaaatcattaatgaatataaattatccTTTTAGACACTTCACAGATGAATCCTCTATCTGTAGACTTTACAACTCTGTCCTCTCTTAGTAATTATATGAAATGTGATCCCCACAATTTTCACCCGCACAAAAAATATCGACAGTTTTTCTCTCCGCTTCCATGCGTTTCTCATTCTGTAAACAAGAGGAATCTCGTCCGCAAAAAAgcataatcaaatatttaggcagtaattttttttcacacagatTGCCGCCAAAAAATCTCGAGCAGACAATGAACCTGAGCTTTTTTTGGGTGGGGGATTATTTCgaggaaaagctttttcctGTGAAATTTATGCTGGCCTTTTTTTCACAATCGATTGATGGTTTCACGGAGGGCGTATGGAGGAGAAGATCATATTGGGAAGGGTGGGTGAAGGATATTTCCACcaaagaaaaagggaaaaggGAAAAGGTGGTGTTGAAGATTGTTCGCATAAAAGAGCAAAAGACAAACATCCATAAATCCGCAGGCTTCGCGTTGAGGAGCGGTGAAGGAACATCTGTCACGGGAATCAGTGAGACGAGGACAGGGAACCTCTTAAGCTGGGCCACGCTTCAGCAATGGAGAACCCTTTTGCCTAGCCCTCCTCACACCTGCGGACGCATCCCCAAGTGCGTCAGACATCCCACATGAGAGCTCTGCGTAGCTTTCGAGGAGATGGATTGTCCAGGAAGGCAAAGGGGTCAGAggtgtgagtgtgtgtgggGAAGAGAGAGATACTCTAGTGAGATTTATAAGCACGCACTCGAGAGACCCGCCTCTATGGCTCTGCCATTGGTTGCCACGAGTCTGCTTGTGAAATCGAATCGATGCTCGGCAAACAACACAAATGGCGACCTGCGTGCCCGGAGATGAGCACAGGCATACAGAGGAGCGTCCTCGCTTGAAATCCGGACAATACTACCACCTCCCGTTCCACCATCCCCAACATTCCCAAAATCtgagcaattaaaattcacaaatttctcaattaaaaccCCGAGCGCGCAAGAAGTTTGCTGCTCTGGGGCCTAGAAAATTCCCGCGGGGTGTCCTTGAAAGGAGAGGGTGAAACTCAGTGTGGGCGGGGGAGGGTACAGCATGAGAGGGTGACTCGAGTGGTGGATTTGGGCTAAAAGTGAGATTTGTAATCTTCAACTTTAACACCACACACGCTCTAATTTGAGTATTATTTTAAGGCAGAATAAGCGAAGGATTTAGAATCCAGAGGGCTATCAAGTTCTGAAAATTACTCTGctatatcgagggctgcattgtaaaaccggctaagtcggtgtgagctccaaaccgacttagccggttttacaatgcagccctcgatattcgttattcaattttactgtttataatcatttattatagcgatttttaattttgtaaggtatagaaaataaaaaaataataatgcaggaaaaatataatttttttatcataaaagcgcattttagaatattttctaaatgttaaaaataaatgaatggaattattttctttttcattcgttttttaatagtgacgtcattcattgcatttttctGGAAAGTATATTTGTCGATTTTCCCATCTGATCCCCAGGGAAAAACATCGAGTCActccagaattttctttcttatttgaTTCTAAATTTAACATGTGTCGTGATTGTATACTCGAAAGACGGGTATTACCAtacagaaacgaataaactcctataagttttttcgttttttcccttttttcgtAATCTTTCCACTTTAGCAAACATTTTTACGTTACCTTTGCTCCGATTCCTAACTGTGAAAAATTAggtttttacttttaaagattaagttaattttataCAATCGATCGTATGCAATGCAGGGATATATTCctatttttatataaacacttttgaagaacaagaaatttcattattttttgaacAGTTTAAGCTCAAAGTAAAACTGTTATTGAACTCATTAAATACCTAATAACCATTTAAGGATTAAACACCAAAATataaacttaataaataataataataaagaaaatctttcatcttactttcttcctttttcttgcatttgaaacaataggtaaattaaaattgttactCCTGATAAATATCGAAACGTCGTAACTCGGCGAAAGTaaagcatttttattattccaaaTGCACTAATAAAAACATTCTCTATAAAATTCCACAatctttataatattttcataaaaaaaagttttaaaatgtaGTATGTTCTTTAGgagtaattttcttcttcctagGTTTTTACTGTGCGTTTGCTCCGcagagaaggaaaagaaaggaaaagaatcgAGTGAAAATTCCCTACCGATGTAAAATGCCAAGAGAAGCAAAGGAGATTATTGACAAGGGTTCAAATAATTGACAATCTTACCACTGAGGAAGGTGTGGTGAAACGCCGAAAGCTATgggaaaggatttttttcttttaaacccgCATCCCCTATTGACGCCCccggaaggagaaaattactcCTAAAGAACAAAGAACATACCACTACAAAGATTCcgtcaagaatttattaattaagttttaaaatgctactaatacataatttttatcatttttacctctgaataaatattcctgatttaaattaatgtgaGTAAAAGGTAAAATATGGTCTAAATCATTGTGAACAAATAATACAATACGATTGAGTTAATTCATCACCCCTCAATCCTATTGCCCTCTTTATTGAGTTGAACTGTTTGTCGCGCAATATGTTTCCGGGGTGGTTCTGCAAGAGGGTGGCATTTGTCCGGGTCGTTAGGcaaatctcttaaaataaCAATAGTCTTTGGCCACTGAACAAACTGCCTTTGTGTACTTGCTCTGTGAGAAAAGgatgcaaatttttaaatccacTCGAGCAATTGTTATCACAAGGCAAGTGATGgattttgattttcaattatatttGAGAAGAAGAGGGTGTTGGTCTCATAATAATCTGTATATAGTTCTCTTACATAGTTAGTCCCTTTAAACTCTTTTTAAATGCGTGTGGGTGCCCCACTCACGTGTCACAATTGTTGCTGAAGaaatagggaaaaaaaagacagcaaaaaaaattgttagcAAGAGATGAAAGAATTTAGTTTATTATTTAGAcatctcaaaattttcatgaaaagcaCTCTCTTTGGGCACTTCAACCCCACGATGTTGCATCCGCATGTGCTTCTGGAAGCCGTTGTACCATGCATAGGAGATCATGCAGACAGGGCATTTGTACGGCTTAGCTCCGGTATGTATTACACTGTGCTTAAATGCACTCTGCTTCGCGAAAAAAGTCTTTTCGCAGTGGGCGCactagaagaaaaaatccgaaaattaatttttaaaaaaatccctcaaagaAGTGATTTGATAACCACCCACCTTGTGCACCCGCATCTTTTTGTGAATGTTCTGAATATGCTTCTGTTTGTTGCTGGACGTCATGAAGGTGGCATCGCAAAACTGGCAGGTGTAGGGCTTAGCACCTGAATGGGTTCTTTCGTGGATCTTCAGATTGGCTTTTGTGGTGGTGCGATAGGGACAAACAGGACATTGAACCTGCTTCTCCGACTGATGACTTACCCTATGAGCATTGACAGCGCTCAGTGTTTTGAAACACTTCCCGCACGTCTAgggaaaatcatattttaattagaaaaaagaaaacttttttcttctaagcTAGGAAACTTACTTCACAGATAAATGGACGTTCATTTGTGTGTGTCCGAATGTGATTTTTAATCTCCAACCTCGTCCGGAAGTGCTTGCCACACAGGTCGCAGACATGGGGCTTATCCTTCAGGTGTACCCTCTTGTTGTGAACCCACAGGGAGTTGGGTGTGGCGAAATTTTTCCCACATGTGTCACAATGCTTCCGCTGCTTCCCAATCTTTAATGTTTTGTTCTTAAGAGCAGGATCTTGgaacattttctcaattagTTCTAAAACAGCTTCCGGAGGTTCAGATTTACACATTTCCGGACCATTTTCAGCTGATGAACTCTGCGGCAAATCTTCACATTTTGCATTTGGAACTGAATTTTGGATTTCATTGAAGTTCCCTTCATACGGATACTCATGATTGAGAACAGATACTGTTTCTTCgtcaaagaaatcattttcctcCATCTCAGGAAGTTCTTCTGACTTCTTAATAGCTTCTCGCAATCGCTGATCATTGTTCTCGCAgagaactttaaaattatgcaCCGTCCTCAGGAGCTTTGAGCAATGCAGACAAATTACATCCGGAAGATCATCATCTTCCTTTATGGGGATAATGTCTGTGAAGGTATTCAAGAGTTGTGCTAGAGAGAGATTATCAATGAAGGATGTGAAGAGATTGAAGGTTTCTTCCTGGTTGACGTTGGTTAGGCAAATTCTACAGCTGAGTCCCACTCCATTATCTTCCTCAGGCTTTGTCTGGCATTTCGGTGACAACACTTCATTCCGCAGAAGCACCAATAGTTGGATATCTTCAATGCTGGAGACAAAGTTTCGAGATTTCTGTGCGTAGAAATAATCTTTCAGGACGCCATCCTTCCAATTTATAAAGGCTTCCAACCAAACGGAACTCTCCCGGACTTCTTGGCAACTTTCATTGAGAGCTGTGAGTATTCCTGGGGATAAACGTGCACTTCCTTCCAAAAGTCCCGGATCCAGTATAAGGAATTCAATGATGATTCCTTTTTGAATGTCTGTGAGAGAGGTGGGAGGCTTTTTCCCAACTTCTTCCATGACTTCCTGATGTAGATACTTCAGAGACGCTCCGAACTTGTTGGGATTTGTCAAATAATTCTTTGCATTTATGTTCAAAATCCGCAGCAACAGAAGTTCCACTATAATTTCAATCAAACACACAACGTGCACAATATTTATTCCAAATTATCtttctataaattaaaatgttctttaattttattttattgtaaacaTAAACTTTAGCCAGCTGACTACCCTATAAAGAATGTCATACGACGATCCTTTGGACACATATCAGACATGTCTGCATATTCTATTGGAAATTATCGTAACTCGTTCAGCGcggtaaaaatatttttttttttatttttgctttaaaaagtttttagaatttatttttaaatctttttcctttaattttaatccatTTAATGCCTTTAACGCGTTTTGGTATATGTACGGTActtactaataaaattaaaaatattaatttttaaattgtttctcaaaatcaagtaaaaaaaaatttatcttgaAATATAATAAGAATATTACttataatgggccttattcagcgaccaagaaacccttgaaattcgcttaaaatctttaaatttcagtacaaaattcaaagatttcaaggatttcttggtcgctgaattaggcccaatctatataataaagaaaggtctgtttgttggtaatcttccgtcgtgttcggctatacaaatctacaccgtttgaccgatcgcgatgaaatttggtacagaggctccttataacaggcggtttcgagtggccgtattcatttcccccccaaagccccccttcaggtagcccccatataactctcatgcagtttttgcgaatttttgaatttggcgcctgaaatgttgtatggaaatgatttcttctctttgcaaattttttttctttgggtttgatgaatgctctccatctatataataaagaaaggtctgtttgttggtaatcttccgtcgtgttcggctatacaaatctacaccgtttgaccgatcgcgatgaaatttggtacagaggctccttatatcaggcggtttcgagtggccgtatccatttcccccccaaagccccccttcaggtagcccccatataactctcatgcagtttttgcgaatttttgaatttcgcgcctgaaatgttgtatgaaaatgatttcttccctttgaatttttttttgagattgatgagagctctccatctatataataaagaaaggtctgtttgttggtaatcttccgtcgtgttcggctatacaaatctacatcgtttgtccgatcgcgatgaaatttggcacagaggctctt harbors:
- the LOC129789370 gene encoding zinc finger protein-like; amino-acid sequence: MEEVGKKPPTSLTDIQKGIIIEFLILDPGLLEGSARLSPGILTALNESCQEVRESSVWLEAFINWKDGVLKDYFYAQKSRNFVSSIEDIQLLVLLRNEVLSPKCQTKPEEDNGVGLSCRICLTNVNQEETFNLFTSFIDNLSLAQLLNTFTDIIPIKEDDDLPDVICLHCSKLLRTVHNFKVLCENNDQRLREAIKKSEELPEMEENDFFDEETVSVLNHEYPYEGNFNEIQNSVPNAKCEDLPQSSSAENGPEMCKSEPPEAVLELIEKMFQDPALKNKTLKIGKQRKHCDTCGKNFATPNSLWVHNKRVHLKDKPHVCDLCGKHFRTRLEIKNHIRTHTNERPFICETCGKCFKTLSAVNAHRVSHQSEKQVQCPVCPYRTTTKANLKIHERTHSGAKPYTCQFCDATFMTSSNKQKHIQNIHKKMRVHKCAHCEKTFFAKQSAFKHSVIHTGAKPYKCPVCMISYAWYNGFQKHMRMQHRGVEVPKESAFHENFEMSK